A section of the Thunnus albacares chromosome 6, fThuAlb1.1, whole genome shotgun sequence genome encodes:
- the LOC122983409 gene encoding lysophosphatidic acid receptor 6-like, translated as MNNSVDYRPAPNQAYAVVFGSVMVLGLPLNPVSLWILLHCHSLKSPNAIFMVNLAISDLLLVISLPMRVYYYATGTWPLSSKACTCITMLFLNNIRSSAIFITFISVDRLLAVVYPLRSRHRRTASNAWKSVALVWLFVLVVNIPEGLELARKLNNSSESTCFEFHKQEQEQEQQPQPGLALSYFHLVLVVTLLTVNLVSTALVSCTLHRRLNDSAKVNNKVNVMLIFAMNLVMFTICFLPVSIGVLIIKRHEISLWYVLLL; from the coding sequence ATGAACAACAGTGTGGATTATAGACCTGCGCCAAATCAGGCTTATGCTGTGGTGTTTGGATCTGTTATGGTGCTGGGTTTGCCTCTCAATCCTGTGTCACTGTGGATTCTGCTTCACTGCCACAGCCTCAAATCCCCCAATGCCATCTTCATGGTCAACCTGGCGATCTCAGACCTGCTGCTGGTCATCTCCTTGCCCATGAGGGTCTATTATTACGCCACAGGAACCTGGCCTCTGAGCTCAAAGGCATGCACATGTATCACAATGCTCTTTCTCAACAACATCCGCTCGAGCGCCAtcttcatcaccttcatcagTGTGGATCGGCTGCTGGCTGTGGTTTATCCTCTGAGGTCACGCCATCGGCGAACTGCTTCCAACGCCTGGAAATCTGTTGCTCTTGTTTGGCTGTTTGTGCTCGTGGTGAACATACCTGAGGGACTGGAGCTTGCAAGAAAATTAAACAACTCCAGTGAATCTACCTGTTTTGAATTTCATaagcaggagcaggagcaggagcagcagcctCAGCCTGGATTAGCACTGTCATACTTTCATCTTGTGCTAGTGGTCACCCTGCTGACAGTCAACCTTGTGTCCACTGCTTTGGTGTCTTGCACTCTACACAGACGTCTCAATGACTCTGCAAAGGTCAACAACAAGGTGAATGTCATGCTGATTTTTGCCATGAACTTGGTGATGTTCACCATATGTTTCTTGCCTGTGTCGATTGGTGTGCTTATAATTAAGAGACATGAGATCAGCCTTTGGTATGTCTTGCTTCTGTGA
- the LOC122983487 gene encoding lysophosphatidic acid receptor 4-like, with product MNNSEEYRTEPKLDYAVVFGSVMVLGLPLNAVSLWILLRRHSLKSPNAIFMVNLAISDLLLVISLPMRVYYYATGTWRLSSNVCIYITMLFLNNIRSSSIFITLISVDRLLAVVYPLRSRHRRTASNAWKSVALVWLFVLMVNIPEGLELAKNLKSVNESTCFEFNKQQWPQSAMSYLHLVLVVTLLTVNVVSTVLVSCTLHRRLNDSAKVNNKVNVMLIFAMNLVMFTICFLPVSVGVLTIKRHEITPLVCLASVNCCLDPLLYYFSLDAFWKKKEDVDLAREQQTRDNLFS from the coding sequence ATGAACAACAGTGAGGAGTATAGAACTGAGCCAAAGCTGGATTATGCTGTGGTGTTTGGATCTGTTATGGTGCTGGGTTTGCCTCTCAATGCTGTGTCACTGTGGATTCTGCTTCGCCGCCACAGCCTCAAATCCCCCAATGCCATCTTCATGGTCAACCTGGCGATCTCAGACCTGCTGCTGGTCATCTCCTTGCCCATGAGGGTCTATTATTACGCCACAGGAACCTGGCGTCTGAGCTCAAACGTATGCATATATATCACAATGCTCTTTCTCAACAACATCCGCTCGAGCTCCATCTTCATCACCCTCATCAGCGTGGATCGGCTGCTGGCTGTGGTTTATCCCCTGAGGTCACGCCATCGGCGAACTGCTTCCAACGCCTGGAAATCTGTTGCTCTTGTTTGGCTGTTTGTGCTCATGGTGAACATACCAGAGGGACTGGAGCTTgcaaaaaacttaaaaagtgTCAATGAATCTACCTGTTTTGAATTTAATAAGCAGCAGTGGCCTCAATCAGCAATGTCTTATCTTCATCTTGTGCTAGTGGTCACCCTGCTGACAGTCAACGTTGTGTCCACTGTTTTGGTGTCTTGCACTCTACACAGACGTCTCAATGACTCTGCAAAGGTCAACAACAAGGTGAATGTCATGCTGATTTTTGCCATGAACTTGGTGATGTTCACCATATGTTTCTTGCCTGTGTCGGTTGGTGTGCTTACAATTAAGAGACATGAGATTACGCCTTTGGTATGTCTTGCTTCTGTGAACTGCTGTCTGGATCCGCTGTTGTACTACTTTTCTTTGGATGCCTTctggaagaaaaaagaggatGTGGATCTTGCAAGAGAACAGCAGACAAGGGACAATCTATTTTCATGA
- the LOC122984494 gene encoding lysophosphatidic acid receptor 4-like: MNNSEEYRTEPKLAYAVVFGSVMVLGLPLNAVSLWILLRRHSLKSSNAIFMVNLAISDLLLVISLPMRVYLYATGTWPLSSKACTYITMLFRNNIRSSSIFITLISVDRLLAVVYPLRSRHLRTASNAWKSVALVWLFVLMVNIPEGLELPKNLNNSNESTCFEFRRQQQEQEQQPGLALSYFQLVLVVTLLTVNLVSTVLVSCTLHKRLNDSAKVNNKVNVMLIFAMNLVMFILCFLPASIGVLTIKTHEITPLVCLASVNCCLDPLLYYFSLDAFWKKKEDVDLAREQ; encoded by the coding sequence ATGAACAACAGTGAGGAGTATAGAACTGAGCCAAAGCTGGCTTATGCTGTGGTGTTTGGATCTGTTATGGTGCTGGGTTTGCCTCTCAATGCTGTGTCACTGTGGATTCTGCTTCGCCGCCACAGCCTCAAATCCTCCAATGCCATCTTCATGGTCAACCTGGCGATCTCAGACCTGCTGCTGGTCATCTCCTTGCCCATGAGGGTCTACTTATACGCCACAGGAACCTGGCCTCTGAGCTCAAAGGCATGCACATATATCACGATGCTGTTTCGCAACAACATCCGCTCGAGCTCCATCTTCATCACCCTCATCAGTGTGGATCGGCTGCTGGCTGTGGTTTATCCTCTGAGGTCACGCCATCTGCGAACTGCTTCCAATGCCTGGAAATCTGTTGCACTTGTTTGGCTGTTTGTGCTCATGGTGAACATACCAGAGGGACTGGAGCTTCCAAAAAACTTGAACAACTCCAATGAATCTACCTGTTTTGAATTTCGTagacagcagcaggagcaggagcagcagcctGGATTAGCACTGTCATACTTTCAGCTTGTGCTAGTGGTCACCCTGCTGACAGTCAACCTTGTGTCCACTGTTTTGGTGTCTTGCACTCTACACAAACGTCTCAATGACTCTGCAAAGGTCAACAACAAGGTGAATGTCATGCTGATTTTTGCCATGAACTTGGTGATGTTCATCTTATGTTTCTTGCCTGCGTCGATTGGTGTGCTTACAATTAAGACACATGAGATTACGCCTTTGGTATGTCTTGCTTCTGTGAACTGCTGTCTGGATCCACTGTTGTACTACTTTTCTTTGGATGCCTTctggaagaaaaaagaggatGTGGATCTTGCAAGAGAACAGTAG
- the LOC122983486 gene encoding lysophosphatidic acid receptor 4-like, with protein sequence MNNSEEYRTEPNLDYAVVFGSVIVLGLPLNAVSLWILLRRHSLKSSNAIFMVNLAISDLLLVISLPMRVYLYAKGTWPLSSNECIYITMLFRNNIRSSAIFITFISVDRLLAVVYPLKSRHLRTASNAWKSVALVWLFMLVVNIPEGLVLVKNLNNSSESTCFEFNKQQWPQSAMSYLHLVLVVTLVTVNLVSTALVSCTLHRRLNDSAKVNNKVNVMLIFAMNLVMFTICFLPVSVGLLILETHEITPLVCLASVNCCLDPLLYYFSLDAFWKKKEDVDLAREQ encoded by the coding sequence ATGAACAACAGTGAGGAGTATAGAACTGAGCCAAATCTGGATTATGCTGTGGTGTTTGGATCTGTTATTGTGCTGGGTTTGCCTCTCAATGCTGTGTCACTGTGGATTCTGCTTCGCCGCCACAGCCTCAAATCCTCCAATGCCATCTTCATGGTCAACCTGGCGATCTCAGACCTGCTGCTGGTCATCTCCTTGCCCATGAGGGTCTACTTATATGCCAAAGGAACCTGGCCTCTGAGCTCAAATGAATGCATATATATCACGATGCTCTTTCGCAACAACATCCGCTCGAGCGCCAtcttcatcaccttcatcagTGTGGATCGGCTGCTGGCTGTGGTTTATCCTCTGAAGTCACGCCATCTGCGAACTGCTTCCAACGCTTGGAAATCTGTTGCTCTTGTTTGGCTGTTTATGCTCGTGGTGAACATACCAGAGGGACTGGTCCTTGTAAAAAACTTGAACAACTCCAGTGAATCTACCTGTTTTGAATTTAATAAGCAGCAGTGGCCTCAATCAGCAATGTCTTATCTTCATCTTGTGCTAGTGGTCACCCTGGTGACAGTCAATCTTGTGTCCACTGCTTTGGTGTCTTGCACTCTACACAGACGTCTCAATGACTCTGCAAAGGTCAACAACAAGGTGAATGTCATGCTGATTTTTGCCATGAACTTGGTGATGTTCACCATATGTTTCTTGCCTGTATCGGTTGGTTTACTTATACTTGAGACACATGAGATTACGCCTTTGGTATGTCTTGCTTCTGTGAACTGCTGTCTGGATCCACTGTTGTACTACTTTTCTTTGGATGCCTTctggaagaaaaaagaggatGTGGATCTTGCAAGAGAACAGTAG